The Leguminivora glycinivorella isolate SPB_JAAS2020 chromosome 17, LegGlyc_1.1, whole genome shotgun sequence genome has a window encoding:
- the LOC125235363 gene encoding zinc finger protein 319 isoform X1, with product MESAVSSVAALTMDCEDMFKEITKKLYGEETLVWQATVGGGVIGVEFPAAERDLEEELRPEEHITAWGLAALMQNGFPPPGILQANFTPRIDPAAEDRWTAAEEPLAWAHSRVASYNPAQRLFKCTECECVGFLARVAEHWLGTHSHARVFHCPLAQCGFASGWARAVRQHLARDHHSDPAAADQLLRENPALDDVTRYLQRLKTKVENQRNERRTNPVPVAVAVEPPAPEPAPAAEPGKRYACPACPYATDRRDLFTRHENIHRDEKPFHCYLCQKQFNRADHVKKHFLRMHRDQPYDLNRIRRPTKNQPAPNVYYNSKPPAEPPPIQEYRAPVKIERAPLAKAETPAVIPQPKTVVNTTPVVANSPTVTNTAAGVRRKGERRYACCYCTWSGVDNWCLKRHLNTHLKPFACALCEYKAARAERLATHVHKVHNKKACAKCPFLADDQHQLALHLREAHHIESRNLKVPTGVRNFTTPTQPTEDATTSAQGRRREQRAAGAARLFGYLEASDNSGDEYEAPIQEEFPTTVATAVTTAAPHYARDKENAAPMHHHDHCLRY from the exons ATGGAGAGCGCAGTGTCGAGCGTGGCAGCCCTCACAATGGACTGCGAGGACATGTTTAAGGAGATCACGAAGAAACTTTACGGGGAGGAG ACGTTGGTGTGGCAGGCGACCGTGGGGGGCGGTGTCATCGGCGTCGAGTTCCCAGCTGCTGAGAGGGACCTGGAAGAAGAGCTCCGCCCTGAAGAACACATCACCGCCTGGGGACTTGCTGCGCTCATGCAGAATGGGTTCCCGCCTCCTGGGATCTTGCAA gCTAACTTCACCCCCCGAATCGACCCAGCTGCCGAAGACCGGTGGACGGCAGCGGAAGAACCTTTAGCCTGGGCCCACTCCCGAGTGGCCTCATACAACCCTGCACAACGGCTTTTCAAGTGCACTGAGTGCGAATGCGTCGGCTTTCTTGCGAGGGTCGCTGAACACTGGCTTGGGACCCATTCACATGCTCGAGTGTTCCACTGCCCACTAGCACAG TGTGGTTTCGCGAGTGGCTGGGCGCGAGCAGTGAGACAGCATCTCGCGCGGGACCATCACTCAGACCCCGCGGCGGCCGACCAGCTGCTGCGAGAGAACCCAGCTCTCGATGACGTCACCCGTTACCTGCAGCGACTCAAGACGAAG GTGGAAAACCAGCGTAACGAGCGGCGCACCAACCCCGTACCTGTCGCCGTCGCGGTGGAGCCCCCGGCGCCCGAGCCGGCGCCCGCGGCGGAGCCCGGCAAGCGCTACGCCTGCCCCGCCTGCCCCTACGCCACCGACCGCCGGGACCTCTTCACCCGCCACGAAAACATCCACCGCGACGAAAAACCCTTCCACTGCTACCTCTGCCAGAAACAATTCAACAGAGCAGACCACGTGAAGAAGCACTTCTTACGCATGCACAGAGACCAACCCTACGACCTGAATAGAATAAGACGACCGACCAAAAACCAACCAGCTCCCAACGTCTATTACAATTCTAAACCACCAGCGGAACCGCCACCTATCCAGGAATACCGGGCGCCTGTTAAAATCGAACGCGCCCCGCTTGCGAAAGCAGAGACACCAGCAGTTATACCGCAACCGAAAACTGTAGTCAATACCACACCTGTAGTAGCTAATAGCCCAACTGTAACCAATACCGCAGCTGGTGTGAGGCGAAAGGGAGAACGACGATATGCGTGCTGCTATTGCACGTGGTCAGGGGTCGACAACTGGTGTCTAAAACGCCATTTAAATACGCATTTGAAGCCGTTTGCATGCGCGCTATGCGAGTATAAGGCGGCGCGCGCGGAAAGGTTGGCGACGCATGTGCATAAGGTGCATAATAAGAAGGCGTGTGCGAAGTGTCCGTTCTTGGCGGATGATCAGCATCAGTTGGCGCTTCATTTGCGAGAGGccca TCACATCGAGAGCCGCAACCTCAAAGTTCCGACCGGCGTCCGAAACTTTACTACTCCGACGCAGCCTACAGAGGACGCCACTACGTCGGCCCAGGGACGCCGACGCGAGCAGCGCGCAGCCGGCGCTGCCAGACTATTTGGATACTTGGAAGCTTCAG ACAACTCCGGCGACGAATACGAAGCCCCGATCCAGGAGGAGTTTCCCACAACGGTAGCGACGGCGGTGACCACCGCGGCGCCGCACTACGCGCGAGACAAAGAGAACGCCGCACCCATGCACCATCACGACCACTGCCTCAGATACTAG
- the LOC125235363 gene encoding zinc finger protein 319 isoform X2: MESAVSSVAALTMDCEDMFKEITKKLYGEEATVGGGVIGVEFPAAERDLEEELRPEEHITAWGLAALMQNGFPPPGILQANFTPRIDPAAEDRWTAAEEPLAWAHSRVASYNPAQRLFKCTECECVGFLARVAEHWLGTHSHARVFHCPLAQCGFASGWARAVRQHLARDHHSDPAAADQLLRENPALDDVTRYLQRLKTKVENQRNERRTNPVPVAVAVEPPAPEPAPAAEPGKRYACPACPYATDRRDLFTRHENIHRDEKPFHCYLCQKQFNRADHVKKHFLRMHRDQPYDLNRIRRPTKNQPAPNVYYNSKPPAEPPPIQEYRAPVKIERAPLAKAETPAVIPQPKTVVNTTPVVANSPTVTNTAAGVRRKGERRYACCYCTWSGVDNWCLKRHLNTHLKPFACALCEYKAARAERLATHVHKVHNKKACAKCPFLADDQHQLALHLREAHHIESRNLKVPTGVRNFTTPTQPTEDATTSAQGRRREQRAAGAARLFGYLEASDNSGDEYEAPIQEEFPTTVATAVTTAAPHYARDKENAAPMHHHDHCLRY; this comes from the exons ATGGAGAGCGCAGTGTCGAGCGTGGCAGCCCTCACAATGGACTGCGAGGACATGTTTAAGGAGATCACGAAGAAACTTTACGGGGAGGAG GCGACCGTGGGGGGCGGTGTCATCGGCGTCGAGTTCCCAGCTGCTGAGAGGGACCTGGAAGAAGAGCTCCGCCCTGAAGAACACATCACCGCCTGGGGACTTGCTGCGCTCATGCAGAATGGGTTCCCGCCTCCTGGGATCTTGCAA gCTAACTTCACCCCCCGAATCGACCCAGCTGCCGAAGACCGGTGGACGGCAGCGGAAGAACCTTTAGCCTGGGCCCACTCCCGAGTGGCCTCATACAACCCTGCACAACGGCTTTTCAAGTGCACTGAGTGCGAATGCGTCGGCTTTCTTGCGAGGGTCGCTGAACACTGGCTTGGGACCCATTCACATGCTCGAGTGTTCCACTGCCCACTAGCACAG TGTGGTTTCGCGAGTGGCTGGGCGCGAGCAGTGAGACAGCATCTCGCGCGGGACCATCACTCAGACCCCGCGGCGGCCGACCAGCTGCTGCGAGAGAACCCAGCTCTCGATGACGTCACCCGTTACCTGCAGCGACTCAAGACGAAG GTGGAAAACCAGCGTAACGAGCGGCGCACCAACCCCGTACCTGTCGCCGTCGCGGTGGAGCCCCCGGCGCCCGAGCCGGCGCCCGCGGCGGAGCCCGGCAAGCGCTACGCCTGCCCCGCCTGCCCCTACGCCACCGACCGCCGGGACCTCTTCACCCGCCACGAAAACATCCACCGCGACGAAAAACCCTTCCACTGCTACCTCTGCCAGAAACAATTCAACAGAGCAGACCACGTGAAGAAGCACTTCTTACGCATGCACAGAGACCAACCCTACGACCTGAATAGAATAAGACGACCGACCAAAAACCAACCAGCTCCCAACGTCTATTACAATTCTAAACCACCAGCGGAACCGCCACCTATCCAGGAATACCGGGCGCCTGTTAAAATCGAACGCGCCCCGCTTGCGAAAGCAGAGACACCAGCAGTTATACCGCAACCGAAAACTGTAGTCAATACCACACCTGTAGTAGCTAATAGCCCAACTGTAACCAATACCGCAGCTGGTGTGAGGCGAAAGGGAGAACGACGATATGCGTGCTGCTATTGCACGTGGTCAGGGGTCGACAACTGGTGTCTAAAACGCCATTTAAATACGCATTTGAAGCCGTTTGCATGCGCGCTATGCGAGTATAAGGCGGCGCGCGCGGAAAGGTTGGCGACGCATGTGCATAAGGTGCATAATAAGAAGGCGTGTGCGAAGTGTCCGTTCTTGGCGGATGATCAGCATCAGTTGGCGCTTCATTTGCGAGAGGccca TCACATCGAGAGCCGCAACCTCAAAGTTCCGACCGGCGTCCGAAACTTTACTACTCCGACGCAGCCTACAGAGGACGCCACTACGTCGGCCCAGGGACGCCGACGCGAGCAGCGCGCAGCCGGCGCTGCCAGACTATTTGGATACTTGGAAGCTTCAG ACAACTCCGGCGACGAATACGAAGCCCCGATCCAGGAGGAGTTTCCCACAACGGTAGCGACGGCGGTGACCACCGCGGCGCCGCACTACGCGCGAGACAAAGAGAACGCCGCACCCATGCACCATCACGACCACTGCCTCAGATACTAG